A genomic window from Bactrocera dorsalis isolate Fly_Bdor unplaced genomic scaffold, ASM2337382v1 BdCtg019, whole genome shotgun sequence includes:
- the LOC125779964 gene encoding GATA zinc finger domain-containing protein 15-like: MAPADELCQQLCNLSTTLGQKDPRQPAKNNTAYNNLKNGNNLSTTLGQEDPRKPAKNNTAYTNLKNGNIEYLKTEIKNEIEKIHSNINTNLPFRTDVKAEIRTIVETPIWSKQYPYPLSVNTFVNNEIKNLLDNGIIRPSKSPYNSPIWVVPKKGINENGSPKLRQHNNYNREANMSNYVNQQNSQLFNYSNRANDTFSQQHRQQNSNNNINNNQRQNNSNSVTLNSSTQPSFNSNYSNQTYRINRNSSSFFNQNNNNNNERLLNNRSNNRFRSETVVEPMEIGVNENEQNFQLEGQGSYPI; the protein is encoded by the exons ATGGCGCCCGCTGATGAATTATGCCAGCAATTATGTAATTTAAGTACTACTCTGGGACAAAAAGATCCTAGACAGCCAGCGAAGAATAATACCgcttataacaatttaaaaaatggaaataatttaaGTACTACTCTGGGACAAGAAGATCCTAGAAAGCCAGCGAAGAATAATACCGCTtatactaatttaaaaaatggaaatattgaatatttgaaaacgGAAATAAagaatgaaatcgaaaaaattcattcaaatataaatacaaatttacccTTTAGAACGGACGTTAAAGCTGAAATACGCACAATTGTTGAAACTCCCATATGGAGTAAACAATACCCATACCCCTTGTCCGTTAATACTTTTGTGAACAATGAAATAAAGAATCTATTAGATAATGGTATAATACGTCCAAGTAAAAGCCCCTACAACTCTCCAATATGGGTTGTACCGAAgaaaggaataaatgaaaatggttCACCAAAACTTAG GCAACATAATAATTATAACAGAGAAGCTAATATGAGCAATTATGTTAATCAACAGAATAGTCAGCTATTTAATTACAGCAATAGAGCAAACGATACATTTAGTCAACAGCATAGACAACagaacagcaacaataacattaaTAACAATCAGCGACAAAATAACTCAAATAGTGTAACATTAAACTCTTCTACTCAACCCAGTTTTAATAGCAACTACAGCAACCAAACATACAGAATTAATCGCAACTCGAGTAGTTTTTTCAATcagaataataataacaataatgaacGACTGTTAAATAACAGAAGTAATAACCGTTTTCGCAGTGAAACAGTTGTAGAGCCTATGGAAATAGGAGTCAATGAAaacgaacaaaattttcaattagagGGCCAAGGAAGTTACCCTATATAA
- the LOC125779965 gene encoding uncharacterized protein LOC125779965, with protein MNDQKQKITTTKPDLMTDKGQRQRTTVADTEKETVAAEGKGGRGARRKPKYFDDLTPEERSLFEEHAREDDDDVPSGSGAHLGGTPGAEAVPRSIGKSPAGGCSGSASGESSRAEPDGAKRRRRRRRRRGGQRPLPEAGQPGGGGDPRRRGMSGSTMRWYLRHLHDGKTPEEAEALARSKSQRSNVNPATGRDHNVPARAQGSGSGGRGPVSTTLSVRRGDSRALPAGTSAQAEKRKSGQITPQEPPRSKRVRGTDVKETGGQQPGSAPHRVEEVRRGYADAVRGIRMAVLPLKYPAEALKPEELTVLQDILMDEVCQGVDYTASFLGIDFRGGMMQVDCHDEASANWLKEHAPKLGGWSGPVLCAKRVEDVPIMHSMTVFLPRCGDRSYEYALSLVRNQNRGLSISAWCVASSKKEKLGDMEGWRLNVFIDDESYKYVRAAGFRLFYRYSTVVMRPYKTADAGSKEAKTPAPPQDKGVVSQAVPVSASEETKMEVDESSEQPCGSRTELAVPGPTSDVPDDGRSMELPSTQELLDGLGDSIDSSAVDSRVEDLSLLEPNL; from the coding sequence ATGAacgaccaaaaacaaaaaataacaacaacaaaaccggaTTTGATGACGGACAAAGGCCAACGACAGAGGACAACGGTAGCGGATACGGAGAAGGAAACTGTAGCAGCGGAAGGCAAGGGGGGTCGAGGTGCCAGGCGTAAGCCTAAATACTTCGACGATCTCACGCCAGAGGAGCGCTCGCTGTTCGAGGAGCACGCCAGGGAGGATGACGACGACGTGCCCTCTGGCAGCGGAGCTCACCTGGGGGGTACGCCTGGAGCTGAAGCAGTACCTAGGAGCATCGGCAAATCCCCTGCCGGAGGGTGCAGTGGGTCGGCCTCTGGTGAATCGAGTCGGGCAGAGCCTGACGGCGCCAAGAGGAGAAGGAGGAGAAGGCGCAGGAGAGGTGGGCAACGCCCCCTCCCAGAAGCTGGCCAACCCGGCGGGGGTGGGGATCCACGTAGGAGAGGAATGAGTGGCTCCACCATGAGGTGGTACCTACGCCACCTACATGATGGGAAAACCCCGGAGGAGGCGGAGGCTCTAGCCAGGAGCAAGAGCCAAAGGAGTAACGTCAACCCGGCGACTGGACGCGACCACAATGTGCCAGCTCGCGCGcagggcagcggcagcggcggccGTGGCCCGGTCAGCACTACGCTGTCCGTGCGGCGGGGCGACAGCAGGGCATTGCCCGCAGGCACAAGCGCCCAGGCCGAAAAACGGAAAAGCGGCCAAATCACGCCACAGGAGCCCCCACGATCCAAGAGGGTGCGGGGCACAGACGTAAAGGAAACCGGGGGCCAACAACCTGGATCGGCTCCTCACCGGGTGGAGGAGGTGCGGCGCGGGTATGCGGACGCTGTCAGAGGCATCCGCATGGCTGTTCTGCCTCTCAAGTACCCGGCGGAGGCGCTAAAACCGGAGGAGCTTACCGTGCTGCAGGACATCCTCATGGACGAGGTGTGTCAAGGAGTGGACTACACGGCGTCCTTCCTGGGCATCGACTTCAGGGGAGGTATGATGCAGGTTGACTGCCACGACGAGGCGTCCGCCAACTGGCTGAAGGAGCACGCTCCAAAGCTGGGAGGCTGGTCGGGCCCTGTCCTCTGTGCTAAGAGGGTGGAGGACGTGCCTATCATGCACAGCATGACAGTTTTCCTCCCTCGGTGTGGGGACAGGTCCTACGAGTACGCCCTGAGTCTGGTGAGGAACCAGAACAGGGGGCTCAGTATCTCGGCCTGGTGTGTCGCCAGTAGCAAGAAAGAAAAGCTAGGCGATATGGAGGGTTGGAGGTTGAACGTGTTTATTGACGACGAGTCATATAAGTACGTTCGGGCCGCGGGCTTCCGCCTGTTTTACAGGTATAGCACGGTCGTTATGCGGCCGTACAAGACTGCTGACGCCGGGAGCAAGGAAGCCAAGACGCCCGCGCCTCCACAGGACAAAGGCGTCGTTAGCCAGGCAGTGCCGGTATCCGCCTCGGAGGAAACGAAGATGGAGGTGGACGAGTCGTCGGAGCAGCCCTGCGGGAGCAGGACTGAACTGGCAGTGCCAGGGCCGACTTCAGACGTCCCCGACGATGGCCGGAGCATGGAGCTACCCTCAACACAGGAGCTCCTGGACGGACTTGGAGACTCAATCGACAGCAGCGCGGTTGACAGCAGGGTAGAGGATCTTTCACTCCTCGAGCCCAACTTATGA